One Amaranthus tricolor cultivar Red isolate AtriRed21 chromosome 1, ASM2621246v1, whole genome shotgun sequence DNA window includes the following coding sequences:
- the LOC130815490 gene encoding L-galactono-1,4-lactone dehydrogenase, mitochondrial, which translates to MQRATRIRRSISTILHNHPNLHNHHFHHKATSIKSLISSSQNPFLNPRQFSSLSSEPSSSSSSETRKYIGYFFLLLGCGAATYYSFPFPEDAKHKKAQIFRYAPLPEDLHTVSNWSGTHEVHTRNFLQPESVSELEKLVKDAHLKGIKIRPLGSGLSPNGMGLSRAGMVNLGLLDKVLEVDKEKKIVRVEAGIRVQQLVDHIKDFGLTLQNFASIREQQIGGILQVGAHGTGAKLPPIDEQVIAMKLVTPAKGTIELSKEKDPELFYLTRVGLGGLGVVAEVTLQCVERQELVEHTYVSNMDEIKKNHKKLLSDNKHVKYLYIPYTDSVVVVTCNPVSKWKRPKSFKPKYSNDEALQHVRDLYKDSLEKYRVSPAENEPAITELSFTELRDKLLALAPLDQEHIIKVNQAEAEFWRKSEGYRVGWSDEILGFDCGGQQWVSETCFPAGTLAKPNMKDLEYIEKLKQLIEKERIPAPAPIEQRWTARSKSPMSPASSSSNDDIFSWVGIIMYLPTMEPRQRKLITDEFFHYRFLTQTQLWDLYSAYEHWAKIEIPKDKEELADLQARLRKRFPVDAYNNARKELDPNKILSNNMIEKLFSSSETV; encoded by the exons ATGCAACGAGCAACCCGAATCCGACGATCCATTTCCACAATCCTCCATAACCATCCAAACCTTCACAATCACCATTTTCACCATAAGGCAACCTCCATCAAATCCCTCATTTCTTCATCCCAAAACCCTTTCTTAAACCCTCGTCAATtctcttctctctcttctgaaccatcatcttcttcctcatccGAAACCCGTAAATACATTGGATACTTCTTCCTTCTCTTAGGTTGTGGTGCTGCAACTTACTATTCCTTCCCTTTCCCTGAAGATGCCAAGCATAAAAAAGCTCAAATATTCAGGTACGCCCCACTTCCCGAAGATCTTCATACCGTTTCTAATTGGAGTGGTACCCATGAAGTCCATACCCGGAATTTCCTTCAACCAGAATCAGTTTCCGAACTTGAAAAACTTGTTAAAGATGCCCACTTAAAGGGCATTAAGATTAGGCCTCTGGGTTCTGGGCTTTCTCCTAATGGAATGGGGCTTTCTCGGGCTGGGATGGTTAATTTGGGTTTGTTGGATAAAGTTTTGGAAGTTGATAAAGAGAAGAAGATCGTTAGAGTTGAAGCTGGAATTAGGGTTCAGCAACTTGTTGATCATATTAAGGACTTTGGGCTTACTTTGCAGAATTTTGCTTCTATTAGAGAACAGCAAATTGGTGGCATTCTCCAG GTTGGTGCACATGGCACTGGTGCAAAGTTGCCTCCCATTGACGAGCAAGTAATTGCCATGAAATTAGTCACTCCTGCCAAGGGAACTATAGAGCTCTCCAAAGAGAAAGATCCCGAGCTATTTTATCTTACTCGTGTTGGTCTTGGAGGACTCGGAGTAGTAGCCGAAGTCACCCTCCAATGCGTTGAGAGGCAGGAGCTTGTGGAGCACACTTATGTCTCTAATATGGATGAGATAAAGAAAAACCACAA GAAACTACTCTCCGATAATAAACATGTAAAGTACTTGTATATTCCATACACGGATTCTGTTGTGGTCGTAACATGCAATCCTGTATCAAAGTGGAAGCGTCCTAAGAGTTTCAAACCGAAATATTCTAATGATGAAGCGCTTCAGCATGTACGAGATCTGTACAAGGATTCATTGGAGAAATACAG AGTATCTCCTGCAGAGAATGAACCAGCCATAACCGAGCTTTCATTTACAGAACTGAGAGACAAACTCCTTGCTTTAGCTCCTCTTGACCAAGAGCATATCATCAAAGTGAATCAAGCCGAGGCTGAATTCTGGAGGAAATCAGAGGGGTATAGAGTGGGATGGAGTGATGAAATCCTAGGCTTTGATTGTGGAGGTCAGCAGTGGGTCTCGGAGACGTGTTTCCCAGCTGGAACCTTAGCAAAGCCTAACATGAAGGACCTCGAGTACATAGAGAAACTGAAACAGTTGATAGAGAAGGAAAGAATTCCCGCACCTGCTCCCATTGAACAAAGATGGACTGCTCGGAGTAAAAGTCCTATGAGTCCAGCGTCTAGCTCGTCAAATGATGATATATTTTCTTGG GTTGGCATTATTATGTACCTTCCAACGATGGAACCTCGTCAGAGGAAGCTGATTACGGATGAATTCTTTCACtatagatttttgacccaaacTCAGTTGTGGGATCTTTACTCTGCTTATGAACATTGGGCAAAGATTGAG ATTCCCAAGGACAAGGAAGAGCTTGCAGATTTGCAAGCACGATTGAGAAAGCGTTTTCCGGTGGATGCATACAATAATGCACGAAAGGAGTTGGACCCTAACAAAATCTTGTCCAATAACATGATCGAGAAGCTGTTTTCATCTTCAGAAACCGTATGA
- the LOC130826195 gene encoding uncharacterized protein LOC130826195, giving the protein MGSSTEDDDFSVFVIASDLGIDGRPFLNPSDREKNLDDPSETWHDCPSYFADEDFSDLETRDFFRLQGYDRNGNRIVRIIGKFFPAPVVSCERLKKYIFYKIYTELPEGPFSIVYIHTTVQKEDNSPGMTILRWIYEDLPAEIKDRLQVVYFLHPGLRSRLAFATLGRFFLSGNLYWKIKYVSRLQYLWDDIKKGEIEIPEFVKKHDDILEHRPLTDYGIEPDPLKLTEVPSMSLSLGRYDYEERWASGERIS; this is encoded by the exons ATGGGGAGCTCAACAGAAGATGACGATTTCTCAGTATTTGTAATTGCTTCTGATTTAGGTATCGATGGTCGACCCTTTTTGAATCCTTCTGATAGAGAAAAAAATCTAGATGATCCTTCTGAAACATGGCACGATTGCCCTTCTTACTTCGCTGATGAAGACTTTTCTGATCTTGAAACTCGTGATTTCTTCCGTCTTCAAGGTTATGATAGAAATGGCAATCGTATTGTTCGCATCATCGGAAAATTTTTTCCTG CTCCGGTTGTTAGTTGTGAACGacttaaaaagtatatattctACAAAATATACACTGAATTACCAGAAGGGCCATTTTCTATCGTTTACATCCACACTACTGTGCAAAAGGAGGACAATTCTCCAGGAATGACAATCTTGAGATGGATATATGAGGACCTTCCTGCTGAAATCAAAGATAGGCTACAAGTCGTTTATTTTCTTCACCCCGGTCTCCGGTCAAGGCTTGCCTTTGCGACTCTTGGACGGTTCTTCTTGAGCGGCAA CTTGTACTGGAAAATCAAGTATGTGAGCCGCTTGCAATACCTTTGGGATGATATAAAGAAAGGAGAAATTGAGATCCCCGAGTTTGTGAAAAAGCATGATGATATACTTGAGCATAGACCATTAACTGATTACGGCATTGAACCAGACCCTCTCAAACTGACCGAGGTTCCTTCCATGTCCCTCTCTCTTGGGAGGTATGATTATGAAGAAAGGTGGGCATCTGGGGAGCGCATATCATGA
- the LOC130820072 gene encoding lycopene beta cyclase, chloroplastic/chromoplastic, with the protein MGTLLKIHSKFEICNPIIQGYSEKWSNLNVLKGHGKFTRKSHKKWCKNGIVRARNSTLLELVPETKKENLEFELPSYDISKGKMVDLAVVGGGPAGLAVAQQVSQAGLSVCSIDPSPKLIWPNNYGVWVDEFEAMDLLDCLDTTWSGAVVYIDEGLKKNLDRPYGRVNRKLLKSKMMQKCISNGVKFHQAKVIKVVHDESKSRVICNDGVTIEASVVLDATGFARSLVQYDKPYNPGYQVAYGILAEVEGHPFDVDKMLFMDWRDSHLDCNKELKDRNSRIPTFLYAMPFSSNRIFLEETSLVARPGLAMEDIQQRMEARLRHLDIKITHIEEDERCVIPMGGPLPVIPQRVVGIGGTAGMVHPSTGYMVARTLAAAPIVANSIVQYLDRKNSNAGNELSAEVWKDLWPIERRQQREFFCFGMDILLKLDLPGTRRFFDAFFDLEPRYWHGFLSSRLFLPELVVFGFSLFAHASNSSRLEIMTKGTLPLINMINNLVQDRD; encoded by the coding sequence ATGGGTACTTTGCTTAAGATTCATAGCAAATTTGAGATTTGCAACCCTATAATTCAAGGGTATTCTGAGAAATGGTCTAATTTGAATGTTCTAAAGGGGCATGGGAAATTTACAAGAAAATCACATAAAAAATGGTGCAAAAATGGGATTGTTAGAGCTAGAAATAGTACCCTTTTGGAACTTGTTCCAGAGACTAAGAAGGAGAATCTTGAATTTGAATTGCCCTCTTATGACATATCAAAGGGAAAAATGGTTGATCTTGCTGTTGTAGGAGGTGGTCCTGCTGGACTTGCTGTTGCACAGCAAGTTTCTCAGGCTGGTCTCTCGGTTTGCTCGATCGATCCGTCTCCTAAATTGATATGGCCTAATAACTATGGTGTTTGGGTGGATGAATTTGAAGCCATGGATTTACTCGATTGCCTCGATACCACTTGGTCAGGTGCTGTCGTTTACATTGATGAGGGGTTGAAGAAGAATCTCGATAGACCGTATGGAAGGGTTAACCGAAAGTTGTTGAAATCGAAAATGATGCAAAAGTGTATATCAAATGGGGTGAAATTTCATCAAGCAAAAGTAATAAAAGTCGTCCATGACGAATCAAAATCTCGAGTTATTTGCAATGATGGAGTCACAATTGAAGCTTCGGTTGTGTTGGATGCAACGGGTTTTGCTCGAAGTTTGGTGCAATATGATAAGCCATATAACCCTGGTTATCAAGTTGCTTATGGAATTTTGGCTGAAGTTGAAGGACACCCTTTTGATGTAGATAAGATGTTGTTTATGGATTGGAGAGACTCTCATTTGGATTGTAACAAAGAATTGAAAGATCGAAATAGTAGGATTCCGACTTTCCTATATGCCATGCCTTTCTCTTCAAATAGGATATTCTTGGAGGAAACTTCTCTTGTTGCTCGGCCAGGGTTGGCCATGGAAGACATACAACAAAGAATGGAGGCTCGGTTAAGGCACCTTGATATTAAAATAACGCACATTGAGGAGGATGAACGTTGTGTGATTCCTATGGGAGGCCCTCTTCCTGTGATTCCACAACGAGTTGTGGGAATCGGTGGGACTGCTGGTATGGTGCATCCGTCTACTGGGTATATGGTCGCGAGGACTTTGGCGGCAGCTCCGATAGTAGCCAATTCTATCGTTCAGTATCTCGACAGGAAAAACAGTAATGCTGGAAATGAATTGTCTGCAGAAGTGTGGAAAGACTTGTGGCCTATAGAAAGGAGACAGCAAAGGGAGTTCTTCTGCTTTGGCATGGATATTCTGCTGAAACTTGATTTGCCGGGAACAAGAAGGTTTTTTGACGCGTTTTTTGATCTGGAACCACGCTATTGGCATGGATTCTTATCATCTCGACTATTTCTACCAGAGCTTGTTGTTTTCGGGTTTTCACTTTTTGCTCATGCCTCCAACTCTTCTAGGCTAGAGATAATGACAAAAGGAACACTTCCTTTGATAAATATGATCAACAATTTAGTTCAAGATAGGGATTGA
- the LOC130820088 gene encoding pyrroline-5-carboxylate reductase-like, producing the protein MATTPIPTDTFKVGFIGAGKMAESIARGVVKSGILPPSRICTAHLGLQRRQAFQSFGVTVFDHNDQVVEDCDVVIFSVKPQIVKDVVLQLRPKFSEKQLLVSVVAGTKLKDLKEWSGQNRFIRVMPNTPAAVGMAASVISVGGGTATEEDGELIASLFGSIGKVWKAEEKLFDAITGLSGSGPAYIFLAIEALADGGVAAGLPRELAKGLAAQTVLGAASMAVNSGKHPAQLKDDVASPGGTTIAGIHELEKGGFRGTLINAVVAAATRGRELSQG; encoded by the exons atGGCGACGACTCCAATTCCTACTGACACATTCAAGGTTGGCTTTATCGGAGCTGGGAAAATGGCGGAAAGCATTGCTAGAGGTGTTGTTAAATCTGGCATTTTGCCTCCTTCCCGTATTTGTACCGCTCATCTCGGCCTTCAACGTCGTCAAGCTTTTCAATCATTCGGCGTCACCGTCTTTGATCACAATGAtcag GTTGTTGAAGATTGTGACGTGGTTATTTTCTCTGTAAAACCCCAAATTG TTAAGGATGTAGTATTACAATTGAGACCAAAGTTTTCAGAGAAGCAGCTGCTGGTATCAGTTGTTGCCGGAACAAAATTGAAGGACTTGAAG GAATGGTCTGGGCAGAATCGTTTTATTAGGGTAATGCCTAATACTCCTGCTGCTGTTGGAATGGCCGCATCAG TGATAAGTGTTGGGGGAGGGACAGCTACTGAAGAGGATGGTGAACTTATTGCAAGTTTATTTGGATCAATTGGCAAGGTCTGGAAAGCTGAAGAGAAATTATTTGATGCAATTACTGGTCTTAG TGGAAGTGGCCCAGCATATATATTTCTGGCCATTGAAGCCTTGGCCGATGGAGGAGTTGCTGCAGGTCTTCCACGAGAACTTGCCAAGGGTTTAGCTGCTCAAACA GTTCTTGGAGCAGCATCGATGGCGGTTAATAGTGGAAAACATCCTGCTCAGCTCAAAGACGATGTTGCATCACCTGGAGGCACAACAATTGCTGGCATTCATGAGTTGGAAAAAGGTGGATTTCGAGGCACCTTGATTAATGCTGTTGTGGCTGCTGCAACGCGTGGTCGAGAACTTTCCCAGGGCTAA